In Brassica napus cultivar Da-Ae chromosome A3, Da-Ae, whole genome shotgun sequence, the sequence CACTGATCAAGAGAGAGCTTAACATAGAACCATGTGGACATCTAAAATCTCAATAAATACTTTAATCTAATCTGGCAGTAGATAATTGTATTAGTATCCGTTAATGGCAGCAATAAACTAATACTAGTGATCAAGATTTCCTCCACCCTCTAGGAGGGAGGGAAACATTTTCAAATTATTCCAAAGGAAGAAACATTAAATATatgaatgataaaaaaaaggATATTCTTTGTGATGATGGAGTCCGACATTGTCTGAAACCTGCTTTGCTGAAACACACACAACAATGAAAGCAAACTTGAAATCAGAATCTACCAATTGAAGGTGTGATTCCAAGACCTAAAGAAGTGAGAATTAAAAAGCCCACCATCTGCTGCAGGAGATTTTGGACCTGCATATGGAAAAATTCAAGGAATCAGTAACAAAAACAAGTGGTAAACAGAGAGGGAATGGGAACAAAATCTACTCACAAAAGCAGTCATATCAGCAGTGCTCTGCTTAGTATCCTCAGAATCATGCCCATCCTGTAaccatcaaatatatatatataaacactctACATTAGTGTATTACATGCATCAGGAAAGGAGAAGGATGAAGCTTAATGATAATGAACAAATCATCGACGAACCAACATTTCACGCAACAAACTCGATACATGGAGATTCCTAAGCAAGACTACTCATCAACAAAGAAAGCTTATATTGGCTGGATCATCCAACAGATCTCCAACTTTCATTCTCAATTACACAAATCGAAGATTTCAACGCTACGTTTAAGCTAAGAACAAAAGTTTCGATGACAGAAACAGGAAATCGAATCGAGAATCATGCTAAACTGTCACGCAGGAAACTCTCTACCTACAACCCTCAATTAATCATCACGAAATCTCAATCGATAGATCTGACGAGCCCGAGCCCGAGCCTAAGCCTAAGGTTTCGTGAACGAAAACACATAAACTCGATCGAAATTAAGCAAATGAACGCATCGTGTGTACCATTTTTAGGGTTGCTCGGATGACGGAGAACTATGGCGAAGCGATGAGACGACGGAGATGAGCGACGGAAATGggacaatttttttctttttattaaccAAAACCTGCTGTATATCTTAAATGTCCAAACTACCCCTCTACTTCAGTGGTGTGTTGTTACTGGATCGAGTGTGATATTTAAATTTCGAATCTATAATCCAACGTTTTGGTATTGAGATCTATGACATCTTAAAATTCGCAATTCGGTTTAACACTACCGATTCAAATCAAATCTGTACCGAATGATTGATGTTGTATACTCCATAGTATGGAACCAGGAGACAAGTATATTGAATCAGTTAAGCTTCATATACAGTGTGGTCAATAGAGATCATATCTGATATATTATTACCGAATTCTAAAACTTCAGCAATCTAGGTGTCTTTTTGACCATATAGACCCAAGTTGATACGATTTACACCCGAATTTTTGGGCTCATCAATTATCTTCCTAAAGACATCTCCAACATCGTTATAttctctattttaaaataaagtttaaaattaaaatgttctaatattattctatttttattttataatagaataaaaataaagtataatTGAAGTAGTTTtactttaatttatattttaaagtagaAAATAAAATGGAGTTGGAAATActctaaactatttttctatcaattttttttaaaatttttaagacTTTAAATCGCGTTCAATTGAAAATGTATGTACAATTGTATATCTGATAATACATAACATAATTCTAACCTGTAACATTATAGTCGGAATTTTATGTCTGCGGGTTAGATTCGGGTTAAGTATATTGAATTTACAATTGGACAATCATTTTTAACTGAAAGGAATTCGAGATATCAGGAAAAAATGttggaaaatataatttaggAGGACAATTGATGAGCCCAAAAGTTTGGTGTAAATCCTGTTGGTTCGTATATGTGATCAATTGCTGCCAACCCTTCAAATTTAGAAAGGAAAATACGGAATACGTTGCAAGGTTTGGGCTATTTTGTAATTTAACTTTTACTTATGTTTCAAATGATTTTGCCGaatagtttggcttggaagAATCTCTCTTGGCTTAAACCATCTCTCTTCCGCCGCAGCAATGGCTGCTCTCCGATGCGCCGTCTTCTCATCTCCGTCGACTATTCTTCCGTCGTACTCCTCCACCGGAAAAAGAGTCTCCTTCAAAGTTATCCGCTGTTCTTCTTCGGTCTCAATTCCACTCTCGTCGTCAAAAAGGAAAAACTACCTGCGACGCAAAATCCTCAGAACCCTAGGTCCTCCCAAGCTCCAGGAGATCGAAACGCCACGAATAGTTCCTCCAAACGACGACGTTTTCACcaagaagaaggaggaggaggatgtaGAGGAGCTTACCTCGGTCGTTGCGTCGAGCGAGGTGAATGGTGTGTTAAGTAAGCTATCTCCGAAGCTAGTAGCCAAGTACGGGTTGTGTTTGGTCGGGATGTTCGTTTTTCAGACAGTTTGTGCTGTTTTGTTTCTGGGAAACGAGAAAACGCAGGAAAGTTCAAGTCTTTCGTTGGATCTAAAGGGGCGAAATGAGGGGAGAGATGACGATGTGGTGGTTTCGCTAGAGGATGTTGAGATGAATGAGAAGATTGCGGAGATTAGAATGATGGCACGGGAAGCACGTAGAAGCGAGGAGAAGagtggtggaggtggtggtggtgatagAGAGGAGGATGGAGCGTTGAATCCTGGTGGAGGTGTTGAGATTGAGAGGGAGATAGAAGCGAGGCTGTCTAACATTGAGAGACGGTTGAATTCTCAGAGGAAAGGGTTGGCGGGGTTACGTGTAGAGCCGTTGGATGAGTCTAGGAATGATGAGAAGAGTTTGATgtttgagaagaagtacaagttTAAAGGCGAGAAGCCACCGAAGGGTAACGTCAAAGGCTTTGGTGGAAGTAATGAGCAATATGGCAATGTTAGTGACTCACGAGATGGTTTGAAGAATGCTGGAGAGGAGTCAAAAGTGGCAGGGCCTTCGGATTCTAAGATGATTTCTGGTAGGTTGTTAGAATAAGGTGCTTTGTACCTGCCACATCTTGTGTTAAGTGCATTGATGAATTGTGTTAATTGTCAAGAAACATATGGTGATGTTAGGATGTCATGGATAGAATAGATCTTGGATTTGATCTTGCAATCCTCAGcttatcttaatatttttaggTGCTGCTCAGGGATCTGAGCAAAGGCTACCATCAAACGAAGTTATGAAGGCAAGCAATTCCGAAAATCGAAAACCATTGAAGGAAGCTGGTTCTGGATTTGGTAGGAGTGGCCAACATGGAGAAGTCAGGAAAGGAAACACGATGAGAAGAGTTAAGGAGAAACAGAATAAAACGTGGTGGCTTAAGCTTCCCTATGTCCTGGTAGGTTTGTATATTAGGGTTCAAGAAGTATATGATaatatcatgactcatgagCCAGGACTTACtgttttctctttctcttcagaGAATTCTTATGCGGAGTAATATCGACCAAGAAGTATCTGAGGGATACTTTACTATGAGGACCGAACCTATGGAACAAAACAAGGACCAGGTTTCACACATGATTGCATTTGAGGATCAAAGTGATGCGATAAACTTCTCTTATCTGCTTGAGTCAGTTTTTGAAGACTTGGATGATTTCAGCGCCAATGTAGTTCCCATATCAACCAAGGTAAAAGGAAGCTCGTTCTCCGACCAACAATCTTCTCTCTTAAAATGTCCATCTCTGTGAAGCTAATTTAATTTCAGAGCAAGTggactaaattttttaaaattcattgtaGGATCTTTATAACGAAGTAAGTTCTGGTGGCAAGAATGTGATTGTTGTGAAGAAGAGGCAGCTAAAGCTGTATGCTGGACAACCATTTGAAGATGTTGAAACAGCCCTCCATACTCTGATTCAAGAACAATGATAGAAAGACATGTTACTTTAGAATGTGGAAAACTAGAGATGAATAATCTATATGGATGAACAGAGGAGACCTTTTCTTCATGGAGCTTGATGAATTAATCAGCCTATATAGAATGTACCATTGTCTAATATATGTATACGTTTGTCATTCTTTTCCTCTCCCTTGTGATATTACGTGCCAAGAGAAAATAATCATTTGATGATGCACTGTTGTTGGCGTACAAAGAAGAAAGTATTGGTTGATAACACATATGAGCTAAACCCAGATGCATATTCATCGATCAATGCGAAACATCTTTGTGCACATGCTTCCTGAAGCAAACTAGTAATCCCTGGATGAGACTGACTTGTTTAGTAAGTTTTACAGAATGTAAAAATTTGAGAAGTAACAATAACGACTTAACGTTAGATAAGAGTGCATTAACTTACTCACTCGATATATAGGATCTTCCCAGGGCTCATCTGATAGCTTGTAAGGAGTGTATTGGATGAAAAAGTTGATTTACATGTTTCCTACATACAAGTAACCGATGGTTAGTGCGGACGGAACTGAACTTAACCGATGAATTTAATTCCGCTATCGAATTTGTAATCTCCGGTTAACTAATCTCGGGAccgacgaaaaaaaaaaatctcgggCCCAGTCTACCCAACGACGTCGTTTAAGCTCTTCACTTCTACGCCACACGCGACTTTTTGATGTACAGAGCTCATTCCTTCTTCCATGGCTTCTTCACCATCTCTCGTTCCTAACTCCTCCGTTTGAAAATCGAATCCCCAAGAACAATTGAATTTGCTTCCCGATCATGGACCAAGAGTATCGCAGCCCTAGATCGTCGGTgccccaccaccaccaccagcaTCAACATCAAATGAGGACGACGGTTCCTCCACCGCCGTCTCCTCATCCCTCGCCTCCGGTTCCTTCACATGCGGAAAGTGATCAGAGCACATCGGAGCTTCGCGCTCTCGATTGTAACCTCGCTTCCTTGTGCGATCATATTCAATCCGAAGGTTTCGGCTCTGGCTCGTTCTCCGATGTTGTTGTCAAGGCCATGGGGTCCACCTACCATCTCCACCGACTCATTCTCTCTCGCAGCTCCTACTTCAGGTTTACATGTTCTCTCAATCTTCAATCTGAATTACCGGTTTACGAATTTCCGGTTTACAAATTTCCGGTTTACACTTCATAAACAGCTTCTTGTGAATTGATACGATTAAATAGGACGATGCTCCAAGGACCGTGGAAAGAAGCAAGCTCTCCGGTTGTGAACTTACTTGTGGATGATAAAAATGTTAATGGAGATGCGATCTCTGTTGCTTTGGCTTATCTCTATGGGCATCATCCCAAGCTTGATGATGATAATGCCTTCCGCGTTTTAGCTGCAGCGTCGTTTCTCGACCTTCAGGtattggtgttttttttttcccttagtCTCAAGAGATTAGTTTCTTTTGAATCATTTGATCTAAACACTTGTGGCTTTTTTTTTCCTGCAGGATTTGTGTGCAATATGTACTGATTTTATTATTTCGGAGCTGAGGACTTCAAACTTCTTGGCGTATCAGGTTTGAGAAGTCTCGGTCTTTACATTTTTGGTCTCCGTGAATCTTTAATACACAGAGTTTCTCCCATTTGTGACTTAGGTGTTTGCAGAGAGCCAAGACTATGGTATACATGGAGAACGTGTGAAGAATGCGTGTTGGGGTTATCTCTGTCAAAGTGGTGCTGTGGAACTtagagaggtaaaaatattatgtaaattttttagtttcagatttatgatttttatgtaGTTGGTGTTGGTCTGTTTCTTTTGAGTATAGCAATTCCCTGTTCTGCCCATCTTACTGCTTCCTtctttatatattatcattCTATCTAGAAAGCACATGCAAATAAATGTCAACAGTGTTCAGcctatattttagtttgaattAAGTATTTGAGTTTTACTGACTTGCTAATTATCAAAGCGCGTTGTATGATCAGATGCTGCCAAAACTCTCTGCACAGACTCTATGTGCATTGCTGACATCTGATGAACTATGGGTCCCTAGCGAAGAAAAACGGTATGACGTGTTGGATTATGGTTTCATACTGTATTAGTATCATTTTATTAAGTTTCCTAAAAACTAAGTTTATTTCCATGTCAAAAAGGTTTGAACTGGCATTGTACGCCTTCATCGCGAATGGTGCTCCCTCCAACTCTGAACACTCCAGTCAGCATTCGTGTTTTGAGAGAGGGGCAAGCTTTCCTGTAGATTCTGTTGTGTCGAAGGGGAAAAATGTTGTGGATGAATTCTCCTTTAGGAGTTTGGACCGTAAGTTAGGTCGTTTGGATTTGGAAGATGACCTAAGGGATGCCAGTGATGATGTGAGTGTTCCACTCGCAGAAGGTGCTACTGATTTCCAAAGAGGAGTTTTTGGTTCGAACCTCGTGTTTCAGCAATCTGCTAACCCACAGACAAGTTTTGGTCGTGCTTGCACCAGTGTTGTTGAAAAGACAGAAGGTAGTGGGGTGGCAATTAAAGGACCTTCTGAAGAAGCATATCATTTGAGTAATGATAGTTGGTTATCAGGCGCAGATTCTAGAAATTCTCCTGTCTCGGCTGTAGCCAATGACTGGAGAAACGGTGGTGTTTCTGCTCTTACCTGGGGTGGACGGGTTGTGGGGACGAAGCAGGTTACAGGCTGTATTAAAGGAAAATGGGGATTAACTGAGGAAGAATACAATGCATTTGTGAATACTTTTGAGGGTGGTTCACTTCTGTATTGCCATATGTCTTTTGAAGTACTTCTGAACGCAAGAAAACAACTTGAAGagttgggttttccttgtaaagCTGTGAACGATGGCCTTTGGTTGCAGGTTATTTTTCCTTAAACTTGCTTGCTTTCTCATTCTGCCAGTCATAGAAATGTAGGAATGGTGGATTAGCTCATGCTTTGATGCGTTTGCACTTAATGCCGATTAGGGTATATTTAGAGTAAAATTGGAGGCATTTATCATGAGCAGTCAGTCATATTCTAGTGTTTATATGTTTGCTTGCACAAATGCGATAAATGTCTATTTTTACTATTATGCAGATGCTTCTCAGTCAGAGGGTGCAGGAAGTTGCTGCCAACACATGCAAAAAGTGTTGCCTCATCAGTATTGCATGCGCGTGTAAACAGGGATTTGGGCTTTCGCATGGTGCACCCTTCAACAACTATTATTGCCAAGATAATGTGCAGAACAATAATATGATGGGAGGCATTGAAACCATGTATGTGACGGAGTCTTCTCAAGCTGAAGAAAATGGCATCTTTAAGCCTGTCAGGATCAGTGTTAGAGGACAGCACATTGATGGACTTGCCGGCATTGGATGTGAAGCCACGTTTGTACCACCACCTGCTTGGCCTCCTACACCTTTTGTGTACTCTCGTGTCCCCATTAACAGAAATGGCCAGCCACCTCTAGCCAGTGATGGCTCTGAAGGTAGAATCGGTCAAAGTgaagaaaatttaaaagatgGCTTGACAGCTCTAGTTGGGCTGAGCCAAGGGACAAGCGGTGTTGGTAATTATACTCGTGGAGATCTAAACGAGGGAGGGCGCAGCAGCGGATCGACTGTTGGAATGTCAGAACCAAAGGAACATTCAGTAGGGATTGACCGGGAGAACGCGAGTTGTACCATATCACTTGATACAAGGACACCTTTGTGTCACTTTCCTCCATTTCGTTTCGGGTaaggttttcgatttttttttacttgtaacCCCAACTCTCTTGCTCAGTTCTCGCTTTTCTTGCTCTGTCCTGTTTTGGTAAATGGTTGCTCTCAGCTGTGTTTTTTCCGTTGTCTGCAGAGTTGAATTTGAAGATGTCCATAGACTAGCTAATGGTCATGTGGAGCATTCTCCTGAATTCTTCTATGCTGGTTCTCTGTGGAAGGTATAACAAACTCGTATCTCAGTCAGCAAGATTCAGTGATGAAATATTTGGGTTTGATGAGACGCTTTTTAAATACCGTATCCAGATTAGCATTCAGGCGTTTAATGATGAAGACCCTCAAGGACGACGAACTATTGGTAACCTGACTCAACTCAACAACGAGATTACCTCGCATTAGATTCATATGTTAACTTGATGATCAATTTCTACAGGTTTGTTTCTTCACCGTCGTAAAGCAGAGATATTGGACTCACTAAGGAAGGTTAGTTTTCCTTCTTCATCATATCCTATAGAGAAGTTCAAACCAAAACCCTCCAGTTTATTAGATAGTTCAGTAGTCATATCTTCAGAAATTACTACTTTTTTCTCCTCATTCAGGTCCACGTTTACATAGATCCTCGTGACAAAGTGACTGCACGTTACCAGGTACGTTTCTGTTATCTTCAAGTTCTCCTTGGTATTTTTCTAACAACACACTATGTATGTGGCAGCTGGTCTGCCCGTCGAAAAGAGAAGTGATGTTGTTCGGGGATTTCAAGCAGAGAGGAACTTTGTTACCCAAAGCTCCCAAAGGTTGGGGATGGCGTACTGCACTGCCCTTCGATGAGCTCTCTGAGCTTCTCCAAAATGGAGCTCTGAGAGTAGCAGCTGTGGTTCAGCTCGTCTGAGAATCATTTTATAAGTATTATATTCATTTTAGAAGttgtaaaacaaaatttttatttttgaagtcatttagtgatatattaattatgatatattaCTTAGTTAAACTATGATTGTGTTttgttgtatattttttatactACTATAAAACATAAGTCAGTTAAAAATTATGAGATTGACATgtgtcatttaatttttttgttttcatcagTTGTAATATTAAGCCTTTTAAGCAAAGtcaaaaaattctaaacaatgaaatttaccaaaacaaatatagaaaatagataCATTAGTAGAGATCTAAATTAAACTAACATCTTTCTATCTTGCGTGTGgataactaaaaaaattcatataaaaattttatatttgtttttgtaatagTTGAATCTCAAAAGAAATAATCTTCGTATTAATCTAAAACACACAACGTTTCAAAAAGAACAATTGccaatcttttttaaaaataggagTCACCAACACAAGATAATTCTTTATATTGCTCTATTGAAAATAATAGAATGAAAGAGATTATCATACTATAGAATTTCATGATGCTTATCAAATGAAGAAAAGACCCCAATCAACTTTTTAAATGGTTCACTAAACCGAAGTTTTTATCTTACCAAATCcattgaaaaaaacatataaaagaacaataaatttttttatgaaatttaaaataaattgacaaTCAAACAAACCAATTGATAGAaagtacataaaaaaaaaacaaaatgaatcaaacaagccgATGTTGAAACTATAGAAGCTTCCCACCATCAgcttgaaactaaaaaaaaaactttttctttttctcggCTAAAGTTTTTAAACGATCAGCAATTAgatgttttaagaaaataaaacatgtgtGTGACTGGTGACCAAGGGAATGAAGAGGAACACTATGTTCCTTAATATTCTTTAAACATTTTACCATTCATGAGGAATAAgttttccttttcattccttttcattcctttatttgtagagaattatagaACAAATCAATTTCTCatcaattttgataaggaaccaTCATTCCTTATCATTCCTAAAAATTTATTCATATTCATTCATTTTCTATCCGTTCTTATTGTTCCTATGATGGTTACCGGTCACACCCTAGTCTAGAAGTTCCATTTAAGTTATCtatgctatttttttttctattttacatttttttaagcaaacgttttctaaaaattatcacAATTCATTCCACTCCACCGTTTCAGTACTGCTTTCCACTGTCTCAacaattatgtaaaataatatacataacAATAACCTTTTACTTGTAGAAACAATCACCAAAAATCACGTTTgtcgttattttttttttttttggctcaagTACAACTTTCATTAACCAATTCGTGAGTacaaaattttaactttatcGAGATTTTAACTCCACATACAATACCGAGATCTATTATCACCCAAGAACACTTAAAAAGGATCCTACGCTACCCAATCTTAAACGACAATGTATTTTTCACCACTGCGAGAACGACTCCACTCCACGACTCGGGATGAACCGCCTCTTAGACCACCTAAATAAACCACATAAACATGAATACAAAGCTACGTCTAACTACTCGCTCAATCCCGACATAATCATTCTAGTAATGATACGTGgctatattttttaatgtttctcaaataatataaagGGGATTATAAGAATTATAAGAAGATAGATagagatataaaacaattattgtAGCGTGATTTTCATAATCATAATGGAAAATATGATTCTCCCTCTTTATTATACGTTTAATTGGGCCTGGTGACGAGTGGGCTTATAGTGGGATTGTTTAAATTTACGAAACCGTGTAAAAAGGAAGGAAGCGTCCAGAAAAGAGATCGAACCCTAATCTAGGCaggaagatgatgaatttggggttgaagatgatgaggaacCTTGGATCTGGGTGTGCGAAGGTAATTATTAGAAGTATCCGTGAAATTGTTTATCTTCCTATTGCGAAAACAATGGTTGATTGGTCTCTGTGTGTGTTTTCAGTTTGGACGCAGTGAGAGATGGTATTGTGTTTCGAGACGTGAAAAGATATCCTTCTCGACACCTCCAGAGGTTACCTTCTCGACGCCTCCTTCTCTAGTTAGTCTCCTGTTTACATCCTTCTTCGGGTATCTATGGTACCAAACAAAAGGTAAATTTGTGTGTGGTTAAGTTcgtgtttttttaaattagtttgtTTGAATCTTGAATCCCCTGTCGTCGTTTTATATTCAGCTGCTTCAGAACAGGAACGTCTCTGGGATGTTCTGTCTGAAAAGAGAAACCAGATTAGGATCCTGTCGCGACAAGACGAGTCCAAGCGTAAGAAAGTAAAAGAGGCAGAAATAAAGGTAAGCATATTATTTCATCCGAGGATGAACAAAAGGCAGACAAAGTTTTTGAAATGATAATGATAAttaattggttttttttttcggtttcaGCTTATTGAAAAGGCAGCAACCGTGCTTAGTGAAGAAATCCAAGTCTAATGTCTGAAGTCTCTATGTATtcaatatctctctctctatgttaaTATAAGTTGGTATGCAGTTTGTGGTTTCACTGTCTTCTAAAACTGATATGTAATAAGTTTGCTACTTATTAGAGAggcataatttatatatatgctagtgaaggaatttgatgtttttttggATTCTATTAAGTTGTTTGAAACAAGTCTCTGATTTAACATTCATAAATTGAAGTCGGGTTAATATGATTATGTGCACgagtttttttctataaaaatatccCTCTAaggcttatatatatatatatatatgttagttaCTTGCCCTGCATGTCCTACGCATGATGAACGTTGTGTCAAAAATAAGCCTTAGTGTTTGCTTTCCAAAGCATCTCAGGGTTATATGAATTGCACCACCAAACCAGATCCATTGCTACACTGCTTCTATCGTCTTTCTTGTCCCCTTTCATGATCTCTTGAAGATATGAGCATGAGGAGTTGAATAAGCTTTTGTTTTGGAATGAGAACAGAACTGCCGGTGAATGGGATTTGATCAACGAAACCCCATCAGTATCGAGAAACATATGGTTAAACTATACAGCGGGAATATGGATCTGAGTGTTATAGATGTTTTACTGTTTTAGACACGAATTTAGATATCTTAAAATTTCCAAATATCTGGATTCGTTCAATATCTATTCTCCACAAACAAATTTTGAGAAGGGAAATTAGCCacagttattattatttttttagaaatttatatgttaaaataatatttatatgcaTTTTTAAATTGATATCCGATCAGAAATAATTAAAGCTTCACGATGAACATAAATATGAGTCATGTTTATGCTTCAGTCAATCAAATAATTCAATGAGTTAAACCGGTTAATGTGTAGCCTAATGAGATTAATAATCTATAGTTTGTTACGGTTAATAGCTTTTTTTATCTACATATATCAATTGCTagacagtttttttttccttctataAATGTATACGATGAGAATATAGGTACCATTAGGCTAAATTACTTTCATGAATATT encodes:
- the LOC106418988 gene encoding uncharacterized protein LOC106418988, yielding MAALRCAVFSSPSTILPSYSSTGKRVSFKVIRCSSSVSIPLSSSKRKNYLRRKILRTLGPPKLQEIETPRIVPPNDDVFTKKKEEEDVEELTSVVASSEVNGVLSKLSPKLVAKYGLCLVGMFVFQTVCAVLFLGNEKTQESSSLSLDLKGRNEGRDDDVVVSLEDVEMNEKIAEIRMMAREARRSEEKSGGGGGGDREEDGALNPGGGVEIEREIEARLSNIERRLNSQRKGLAGLRVEPLDESRNDEKSLMFEKKYKFKGEKPPKGNVKGFGGSNEQYGNVSDSRDGLKNAGEESKVAGPSDSKMISGAAQGSEQRLPSNEVMKASNSENRKPLKEAGSGFGRSGQHGEVRKGNTMRRVKEKQNKTWWLKLPYVLRILMRSNIDQEVSEGYFTMRTEPMEQNKDQVSHMIAFEDQSDAINFSYLLESVFEDLDDFSANVVPISTKDLYNEVSSGGKNVIVVKKRQLKLYAGQPFEDVETALHTLIQEQ
- the LOC106419364 gene encoding uncharacterized protein LOC106419364, which produces MDQEYRSPRSSVPHHHHQHQHQMRTTVPPPPSPHPSPPVPSHAESDQSTSELRALDCNLASLCDHIQSEGFGSGSFSDVVVKAMGSTYHLHRLILSRSSYFRTMLQGPWKEASSPVVNLLVDDKNVNGDAISVALAYLYGHHPKLDDDNAFRVLAAASFLDLQDLCAICTDFIISELRTSNFLAYQVFAESQDYGIHGERVKNACWGYLCQSGAVELREMLPKLSAQTLCALLTSDELWVPSEEKRFELALYAFIANGAPSNSEHSSQHSCFERGASFPVDSVVSKGKNVVDEFSFRSLDRKLGRLDLEDDLRDASDDVSVPLAEGATDFQRGVFGSNLVFQQSANPQTSFGRACTSVVEKTEGSGVAIKGPSEEAYHLSNDSWLSGADSRNSPVSAVANDWRNGGVSALTWGGRVVGTKQVTGCIKGKWGLTEEEYNAFVNTFEGGSLLYCHMSFEVLLNARKQLEELGFPCKAVNDGLWLQMLLSQRVQEVAANTCKKCCLISIACACKQGFGLSHGAPFNNYYCQDNVQNNNMMGGIETMYVTESSQAEENGIFKPVRISVRGQHIDGLAGIGCEATFVPPPAWPPTPFVYSRVPINRNGQPPLASDGSEGRIGQSEENLKDGLTALVGLSQGTSGVGNYTRGDLNEGGRSSGSTVGMSEPKEHSVGIDRENASCTISLDTRTPLCHFPPFRFGVEFEDVHRLANGHVEHSPEFFYAGSLWKISIQAFNDEDPQGRRTIGLFLHRRKAEILDSLRKVHVYIDPRDKVTARYQLVCPSKREVMLFGDFKQRGTLLPKAPKGWGWRTALPFDELSELLQNGALRVAAVVQLV
- the LOC106419171 gene encoding uncharacterized protein LOC106419171 produces the protein MMNLGLKMMRNLGSGCAKFGRSERWYCVSRREKISFSTPPEVTFSTPPSLVSLLFTSFFGYLWYQTKAASEQERLWDVLSEKRNQIRILSRQDESKRKKVKEAEIKLIEKAATVLSEEIQV